In bacterium, one DNA window encodes the following:
- a CDS encoding DHA2 family efflux MFS transporter permease subunit: MTECPAKNNDTPWKIFTCVGLGVFMATLDGSVVAVALPSLREEWNVGLETLQWVLSIYMLVITGLLLAAGRLADLIGQKAVYLWGLAVFILGSGLCAAAPSPALLISARAVQGAGGAMLMACAPAIITAVFPVAHRGRGLGYLGTVVGLGLTAGPPIGGFLIGIFGWRSIFLVNLPIGVASILYGIKELPPLCFTKPGQKFDWSGAFFFTATCALLLLGASGLRREGQTVLYFGLAGLSFAAFLVREKFAHDPLVNLGLFKNPEFSAALAASLLTFSSGISVLLLIPFYLTEIKHLSTVRMGMALMVTPFLMMILASWAGGLSDRQGVRGLTTIGLTLRALSFAVFYFLTPDTPMAVILFALVLMGLGNAIFMPPNTSSIMGSAPPPMLGVAGGLTAVSRNLGMSIGVAAGSAIFDLALVRAGGTTVGEAAKSNHPAFMAGWKAAMAMAFVFCVLSVLASQLRGAEKGKTPA; the protein is encoded by the coding sequence TTGACCGAGTGCCCGGCAAAAAATAACGATACGCCCTGGAAGATATTTACCTGCGTAGGGCTTGGCGTCTTCATGGCCACCCTCGACGGCTCGGTGGTGGCTGTGGCCCTCCCGTCTCTGCGCGAGGAGTGGAACGTAGGGCTGGAGACCCTCCAGTGGGTCCTTTCCATCTATATGCTGGTAATCACCGGGCTTCTCCTCGCGGCGGGCAGGCTGGCCGACCTCATCGGGCAAAAGGCGGTCTACCTCTGGGGGCTCGCCGTCTTCATCCTCGGGAGCGGGCTTTGCGCCGCCGCGCCCTCTCCGGCCCTCCTCATCTCGGCGCGGGCGGTGCAGGGGGCTGGCGGCGCGATGCTGATGGCCTGCGCTCCCGCGATAATAACGGCGGTCTTCCCGGTGGCCCACAGGGGCAGGGGGCTCGGGTACCTCGGAACGGTGGTCGGCCTCGGACTTACGGCAGGGCCGCCCATCGGCGGCTTTCTCATCGGAATCTTCGGCTGGCGCTCGATCTTCCTCGTAAACCTTCCCATCGGCGTAGCCTCCATACTCTACGGTATAAAGGAGCTTCCGCCCTTATGCTTCACGAAGCCGGGGCAGAAGTTCGACTGGTCGGGGGCTTTTTTCTTCACCGCCACCTGCGCCCTTCTCCTCCTCGGCGCGTCCGGCCTCCGCAGGGAGGGGCAGACCGTTCTTTACTTCGGTCTTGCGGGACTTTCCTTCGCCGCCTTTCTGGTCAGGGAAAAGTTCGCGCACGACCCCCTCGTCAACCTTGGCCTCTTTAAAAACCCGGAGTTCTCGGCGGCGCTCGCGGCCTCCCTGCTGACCTTTTCCTCCGGCATTTCGGTTCTTCTCCTCATCCCCTTCTATCTGACCGAAATAAAGCATCTTTCGACAGTCCGGATGGGCATGGCCCTTATGGTCACCCCATTTCTTATGATGATTCTCGCCTCCTGGGCGGGAGGGCTCTCCGACAGGCAGGGCGTGCGGGGGCTGACCACCATCGGCCTTACCCTCCGCGCGCTCTCCTTCGCGGTTTTTTACTTTCTGACGCCGGACACTCCTATGGCGGTTATCCTCTTCGCCCTCGTGCTGATGGGGCTGGGCAACGCCATCTTCATGCCTCCCAACACAAGCTCTATAATGGGCAGCGCGCCCCCGCCGATGCTGGGCGTAGCGGGCGGGCTCACCGCCGTCTCGCGCAATCTCGGCATGTCGATAGGGGTTGCGGCGGGCTCCGCAATCTTCGACCTCGCCCTCGTGAGGGCCGGGGGGACGACGGTCGGCGAGGCGGCAAAGTCGAACCACCCCGCCTTCATGGCAGGGTGGAAGGCGGCGATGGCGATGGCTTTCGTCTTCTGCGTCCTTTCCGTCCTCGCCTCCCAGCTTCGCGGAGCCGAAAAAGGGAAAACACCGGCATGA
- a CDS encoding IclR family transcriptional regulator, with protein MGKREKNSYVIQAVASALQILEEFRGREPQIGLTDFANRLELHKNTAQRVLYTLESRGYVEQDRLTGNFRIGVRALELAHLYLRKTDILSMADVALAQIGEKCNETSYLGVLREGRAVYVSTIESTHPVRVVSRVGKSFPLHSSAIGKVLLAFRDREEAKGLIAKIEFETFTPHTIKNADELAVELEKIRKQGYALSEQEYHDGIRGVAAPVYDHLGNVVAAVSITGPVYRFGEERIKSELLPLVMEAAAEMSRRLGNGLSEAIR; from the coding sequence ATGGGCAAAAGAGAGAAAAACAGCTACGTGATACAGGCGGTCGCCTCCGCCCTGCAGATTCTTGAGGAATTTCGCGGAAGGGAGCCCCAGATAGGGCTTACCGATTTCGCCAACCGCCTTGAGCTGCATAAAAACACCGCCCAGAGGGTTCTCTATACCCTCGAAAGCAGGGGCTACGTCGAGCAGGACAGGCTTACCGGCAACTTCCGGATCGGAGTCCGCGCCCTCGAACTGGCGCACCTTTACCTTCGCAAGACCGATATCCTGAGCATGGCCGACGTCGCCCTGGCCCAGATAGGGGAAAAGTGCAACGAGACCTCCTACCTCGGGGTGCTCCGCGAGGGAAGGGCCGTCTACGTCAGCACCATAGAATCGACTCACCCCGTCCGGGTCGTCTCCAGAGTGGGAAAGTCCTTCCCCCTCCACTCCTCCGCAATCGGTAAGGTGCTCCTCGCCTTCCGCGATCGGGAGGAGGCGAAAGGCCTCATCGCCAAAATCGAGTTCGAGACCTTCACGCCGCACACGATAAAAAACGCCGACGAGTTGGCCGTCGAGCTGGAGAAGATACGCAAGCAGGGCTACGCGCTGAGCGAGCAGGAATATCACGACGGAATACGAGGCGTCGCCGCGCCGGTCTACGACCACCTTGGGAACGTCGTCGCTGCGGTCTCGATAACCGGCCCCGTCTACCGCTTTGGCGAAGAGAGAATTAAAAGCGAGCTTCTTCCGCTGGTCATGGAGGCTGCGGCGGAGATGTCCCGGAGGCTCGGCAACGGCCTTTCGGAGGCGATCAGGTAA
- a CDS encoding c-type cytochrome, translating into MKKTALALVLLFCFSPALAVEKEALKGYLLPELERQPPAGLVELGRMLYFDRRLSGDGTMNCATCHLPEEGFSDGRDVSAAYPTNSHFRNTPTVVNAALRPLLTWDGRAPNVEEQAMGVIKNPFEMNINLDLLEEKLRSVPEYREGFRTALGTEVTKKAIVRAIGAFERTVLSGPSPFDLYVKGDDSALGEAQKRGLELFFGKAKCIECHDGPNFGANKLESLGLPPNPKVAEDPRRGVSMRYAARTFGETMPFGEEDDWGLAFVTGDPRDKGVFLVPSLRQLVRTAPYGHDGRFPDLDSIIDLQDKGGGTMPGKSEKLKPLGLTAEERADLKSFLESLTGPDPVVKPKLPAYP; encoded by the coding sequence ATGAAAAAGACGGCGCTGGCTCTGGTTTTGCTTTTTTGCTTCTCACCGGCGCTGGCCGTGGAGAAAGAAGCCCTGAAAGGTTATCTTCTGCCTGAACTGGAGCGCCAGCCCCCCGCCGGGCTGGTCGAGCTCGGAAGGATGCTCTACTTCGACAGGAGGCTCTCCGGCGACGGGACGATGAACTGCGCCACCTGCCATCTGCCGGAGGAGGGTTTCAGCGACGGGAGGGACGTTTCGGCGGCGTACCCGACGAACTCCCACTTCCGGAACACGCCCACGGTGGTCAACGCCGCGCTCCGACCCCTCCTCACCTGGGACGGAAGGGCTCCCAACGTTGAGGAGCAGGCGATGGGGGTGATTAAAAACCCCTTCGAGATGAACATAAACCTCGACCTTCTGGAAGAAAAGCTCCGGAGCGTCCCCGAGTACCGCGAAGGTTTCAGGACCGCCCTCGGGACCGAGGTGACGAAAAAGGCGATAGTTCGGGCGATAGGCGCTTTCGAGCGGACGGTCCTCTCGGGACCCTCCCCCTTCGACCTTTACGTGAAGGGCGACGACAGCGCGCTGGGCGAAGCCCAAAAGAGGGGGCTCGAACTCTTTTTCGGCAAGGCGAAGTGCATTGAGTGCCACGACGGCCCGAACTTCGGCGCGAACAAGCTCGAAAGCCTCGGTCTTCCTCCCAATCCGAAGGTGGCCGAGGACCCCCGGAGGGGCGTATCGATGCGCTACGCCGCCAGGACCTTCGGAGAGACTATGCCCTTCGGCGAGGAGGACGACTGGGGACTCGCTTTCGTCACAGGCGACCCGAGGGACAAGGGAGTGTTTCTGGTCCCGAGCCTTAGGCAGCTCGTGAGGACCGCGCCTTACGGCCACGACGGCAGGTTCCCGGATCTCGATTCGATAATCGACCTTCAGGACAAGGGCGGGGGCACGATGCCCGGAAAATCGGAAAAACTGAAACCTCTCGGGCTGACCGCCGAAGAGAGGGCTGACCTGAAGAGCTTCCTCGAAAGCCTTACCGGCCCCGATCCGGTGGTGAAGCCGAAACTGCCCGCGTACCCTTGA
- a CDS encoding formate dehydrogenase subunit gamma: MATKYVKRYSALDRLIHWTIAVTFIILVVTGLGLFEKKLSFLFDLFGGGENAIAIHKYIGLLYFVTALWFSLAHLKDSISFDKDDVAWIKVMGGYLNKKAIVPPMGKYNTGQKIFGIFVLLTTIIFGLTALVIWTPATAAQGLARVSFLLHSLSFVIMITFFVVHVYLGAIGVVGGLEGMIRGEVSEAWAKKYSPKWLSEQKKRGEAG, encoded by the coding sequence ATGGCGACCAAATACGTCAAGCGATACAGCGCGCTAGACAGGCTGATTCACTGGACCATAGCGGTCACCTTCATAATCCTCGTTGTGACGGGGCTGGGCCTCTTCGAGAAGAAGCTCTCCTTCCTCTTCGACCTCTTCGGAGGAGGCGAGAACGCCATAGCGATCCACAAGTACATCGGCCTTCTCTACTTCGTTACGGCGCTGTGGTTTTCGCTGGCCCACCTGAAGGATTCGATCAGCTTCGACAAGGACGACGTAGCCTGGATCAAGGTCATGGGCGGCTACCTCAACAAGAAGGCGATCGTGCCCCCGATGGGCAAGTACAACACCGGGCAGAAGATTTTCGGCATCTTCGTCCTTCTGACGACGATAATCTTCGGCCTCACCGCCCTCGTCATCTGGACTCCCGCGACGGCGGCCCAGGGTCTTGCGCGGGTGAGCTTTCTCCTACACTCGCTAAGTTTCGTGATTATGATAACCTTCTTCGTGGTACACGTTTACCTCGGCGCAATCGGCGTTGTCGGCGGCCTTGAGGGAATGATACGAGGGGAGGTCAGCGAGGCATGGGCAAAGAAATACTCTCCGAAGTGGCTGAGCGAACAAAAGAAGCGCGGCGAGGCCGGTTGA
- the fdnG gene encoding formate dehydrogenase-N subunit alpha, which yields MGISRRDFLKLSGAGIATGALGAAGVKSAQAAGEEPLRTNGSKKTTTICPYCAVGCGIIVEAKDGKVINIEGDPDHPINQGTLCPKGASIQQLRENPKRLTKPLYRGKGASEWKEVEWGWALEEIAKRTKATRDANYEINSVLKTPEGDKKVVVNRVSAIASVGSAAMDNEECYLYQKFLRGLGVVHIEHQARLUHSSTVASLAESFGRGAMTNHWIDIRNADVILVCGANPAENHPISYKWIQEAIDKRGAKLVVIDPRFTRTASHAHNYVPVRSGANIAFFGGLINYILQNNLMQKDYVVNYTNAAFLVNPDLKMPGELDGLFSGYDPATRKYDKATWAYQKDPKTEIIKKDKTLSDPNCVFQLMKKHYSRYTIETASSVTGATVEQLKAAYVVIASTGKADKAGTLLYAMGLTQSTTGVQNIRGGSIVQLLLGNIGIAGGGVNAMRGESNVQGSTDQGLLFHILPGYLPMPTSELQTLDAYKEKHVPKTKEPQSVNWWGNRGKYITSYLKAIYGPNALKNNDFQYSLMPKPDMGVNYSWLMIFDRMYDKKIKGFFAWGQNPACCTSNAVKTRKALSNLDWMVAVNIFDNETASFWKGPGMDPAKVDTEVFLLPAAASYEKEGSIANSGRWAQWRYKAVEPLGESRADLEIIDELYHILKEKYQKEGGALPEQLTLLDWNYAGKDSEGKAVPIDVKLVAKELNGSYWAKDGKSKAPFTDEKTLDKDGKPTTFKQVPGFGKLQDDGMTSSGNWLYCASFNDAGNMMARRGKDDPTGLGLYPKWAWCWPVNRRILYNRASVDLDGKPLDPSRKLLAWNATDSKWVGDVVDSPATIKPMSDLKEGGLPFIMKSEGVASLYGPGLNDGPFPEHYEALECPVAANPMGKQRINPTAKIWFKEGGKSKAEDVFATCDARFPLLCSTYRVTEHWQTGVMTRNSPWLLEMQPQQFVEMSPQLAKERGIANGEKVKVVSVRGQVDAVAIVTTRLMPFRIGDSTVHQVGLPWCFGWTTPNAGDTSNLLTPTVGDANTMIPETKAFMVDVRKG from the coding sequence ATGGGTATCAGCAGAAGAGACTTTCTAAAACTCTCCGGAGCAGGGATTGCGACCGGCGCACTGGGGGCGGCGGGCGTCAAGTCCGCACAGGCCGCCGGTGAAGAACCGCTTCGCACCAACGGCTCCAAAAAAACCACCACAATCTGCCCTTACTGCGCAGTCGGTTGCGGCATCATCGTTGAAGCCAAAGACGGCAAGGTAATCAACATCGAGGGAGATCCCGATCATCCGATCAATCAGGGAACCCTCTGTCCCAAGGGCGCTTCCATCCAGCAGCTTCGCGAGAACCCCAAGCGTCTCACGAAGCCCCTTTACCGTGGCAAGGGCGCGAGCGAGTGGAAGGAAGTCGAGTGGGGCTGGGCGCTGGAAGAGATAGCGAAGCGCACCAAGGCCACCCGCGACGCCAACTACGAGATTAACTCGGTCTTAAAGACCCCCGAGGGCGACAAGAAAGTCGTCGTGAACCGCGTCTCCGCAATAGCGAGCGTCGGCAGCGCCGCGATGGACAACGAGGAGTGCTACCTCTATCAGAAGTTCCTCCGCGGTCTCGGCGTAGTCCACATCGAGCATCAGGCCCGGCTCTGACACAGCTCCACTGTCGCCAGTCTGGCGGAGAGCTTCGGTCGCGGCGCAATGACGAACCACTGGATCGACATCCGCAACGCGGACGTTATCCTCGTATGCGGGGCCAATCCCGCTGAAAATCATCCGATAAGTTACAAGTGGATTCAGGAGGCGATCGACAAGCGCGGCGCAAAGCTCGTAGTCATCGACCCCCGCTTCACGCGCACGGCTTCCCACGCGCACAATTACGTCCCTGTCCGTTCGGGCGCGAACATCGCCTTCTTCGGCGGGCTGATCAACTACATTCTGCAAAACAACCTTATGCAGAAAGATTACGTCGTCAACTACACCAACGCAGCCTTCCTCGTTAACCCCGATTTAAAGATGCCCGGCGAACTCGACGGTCTCTTCTCGGGTTACGACCCCGCGACCAGAAAGTACGACAAGGCCACTTGGGCCTACCAGAAAGACCCCAAGACCGAGATAATCAAGAAAGACAAGACTCTCTCCGATCCCAACTGCGTCTTCCAGTTGATGAAGAAGCATTACTCGCGCTACACCATCGAGACCGCGTCCAGCGTAACCGGCGCCACCGTGGAGCAGCTCAAGGCGGCTTACGTGGTCATCGCTTCCACCGGCAAGGCCGACAAGGCGGGAACCCTTCTCTACGCGATGGGCCTCACCCAGTCCACCACCGGCGTCCAGAACATCCGCGGCGGATCGATAGTACAGCTTCTTCTCGGCAACATCGGCATCGCGGGCGGCGGCGTCAACGCCATGCGCGGCGAATCCAACGTTCAGGGTTCAACCGACCAGGGGCTTCTTTTCCATATCCTCCCCGGCTACCTCCCGATGCCGACCTCGGAGCTCCAGACCCTCGACGCCTACAAAGAAAAGCACGTGCCCAAGACCAAGGAGCCCCAGTCCGTCAACTGGTGGGGCAACCGCGGCAAGTACATCACCAGCTACCTCAAGGCGATCTACGGCCCGAACGCCCTGAAGAACAACGACTTTCAGTACAGCCTGATGCCCAAGCCCGACATGGGCGTCAACTACTCCTGGCTGATGATCTTCGACCGCATGTACGACAAGAAGATAAAGGGTTTCTTCGCCTGGGGCCAGAATCCCGCCTGCTGCACCTCCAACGCGGTCAAGACAAGAAAGGCCCTCTCAAATCTCGACTGGATGGTTGCCGTAAACATCTTCGACAACGAGACGGCGAGTTTCTGGAAGGGCCCCGGCATGGACCCCGCGAAGGTTGACACCGAAGTCTTCCTCCTTCCCGCCGCGGCGAGCTACGAGAAGGAAGGCTCCATCGCCAACTCGGGGCGCTGGGCGCAGTGGCGCTACAAGGCCGTGGAGCCGCTCGGCGAATCGAGGGCCGACCTCGAAATCATCGACGAGCTCTACCACATCCTCAAGGAAAAGTATCAGAAGGAGGGCGGCGCCCTTCCCGAGCAGCTCACCCTCCTCGACTGGAACTACGCGGGCAAGGATTCGGAAGGCAAGGCCGTTCCGATCGACGTAAAGCTCGTCGCCAAGGAGCTGAACGGCTCCTACTGGGCGAAGGACGGCAAGTCAAAGGCCCCCTTCACCGACGAGAAGACCCTCGACAAGGACGGCAAGCCCACCACCTTCAAGCAGGTCCCCGGCTTCGGCAAGCTCCAGGACGACGGGATGACCAGCTCCGGTAACTGGCTCTACTGCGCCAGCTTCAACGACGCGGGCAACATGATGGCAAGAAGAGGCAAGGACGACCCGACGGGTCTCGGCCTCTATCCCAAGTGGGCCTGGTGCTGGCCGGTCAACCGCAGAATCCTTTACAACCGCGCCTCGGTGGACCTCGACGGCAAGCCGCTCGATCCCTCCAGAAAGCTGCTGGCCTGGAACGCGACGGATTCCAAGTGGGTCGGCGACGTGGTCGACTCCCCGGCTACGATCAAGCCGATGTCCGACCTGAAGGAGGGCGGCCTCCCCTTCATCATGAAGAGCGAAGGCGTCGCCTCCCTCTACGGCCCCGGCCTCAACGACGGTCCCTTCCCGGAGCACTACGAAGCTCTCGAATGTCCCGTCGCCGCAAACCCGATGGGCAAGCAGAGGATCAACCCCACCGCCAAGATATGGTTCAAGGAAGGCGGCAAGTCCAAGGCTGAAGACGTTTTCGCCACCTGCGACGCGCGCTTCCCCCTTCTTTGCTCCACCTACCGCGTCACGGAGCACTGGCAGACGGGCGTAATGACCCGCAACTCGCCCTGGCTCCTCGAAATGCAGCCCCAGCAGTTCGTCGAGATGAGCCCGCAGCTCGCGAAGGAAAGAGGCATAGCAAACGGCGAAAAGGTCAAAGTGGTGAGCGTCCGCGGGCAGGTAGACGCCGTGGCGATAGTCACCACCAGACTGATGCCCTTCCGCATTGGCGATTCCACAGTCCATCAGGTGGGGCTGCCGTGGTGTTTCGGCTGGACGACCCCCAACGCGGGAGACACCTCGAACCTCCTGACGCCCACGGTTGGCGACGCCAACACGATGATCCCTGAAACCAAGGCCTTCATGGTCGACGTAAGGAAAGGGTAA
- a CDS encoding radical SAM protein — MSGGIVLVSPPVAKPCEPDPALLVLAGHLRERGCEVSVCDANLGFFEELLSPESLRRCYAAPEGKERTRPEETSARRAVGNVARALERLRNPETYESFGIYRSALGEVAEGLRLASRTLGVHISLSDFVHPSLSPLSSEDLASAAREPELLGTAGALEKSAGEILALEPAIIGISASFLSQALHGFALAGLLRRTGFAGTLLLGGGLVNSWVKCLRPEMEIFKVFDAVVTGPGEEALAAMAKAGGVTNAPGVLAPRFLIWNQPPEGEKREVSFNPSCEGLRWQSYLAPAPVLPVSASRGCYWAKCAFCPEASGDRQPYRTADAGELVKKILEARDRHSIRFVHFTDNALSPSHLGKIAEGLSGEGVKWYGFSRMEEQLTDPAFMEALAEGGCAMLQFGFESATKRLLDLMRKGIDPERGAKVAALAHRFGIRVYGYFLFGLPTESLEEARATVEWIKERGEEITFLNLSLMNFPRGGEMEAAPEDFGIDTLSERAGKNDLSLYLDFGGEKTLERRELRRLLAEAKRDPVIKKILLRTPPWFSSNHAAFAPLP, encoded by the coding sequence ATGAGCGGAGGGATTGTCCTCGTCTCGCCGCCGGTGGCGAAACCCTGCGAGCCCGACCCGGCGCTGCTGGTTCTCGCCGGGCATCTGCGCGAGAGGGGCTGCGAGGTCAGCGTCTGTGACGCCAACCTGGGCTTCTTCGAGGAGCTTTTATCCCCGGAAAGCCTACGGCGCTGCTACGCCGCCCCGGAAGGAAAGGAGCGCACCCGCCCGGAGGAAACCTCGGCCAGGCGCGCGGTAGGCAACGTCGCGAGGGCGCTGGAGCGGCTGAGAAACCCGGAAACTTACGAGTCCTTCGGAATTTACCGCTCCGCTCTCGGCGAGGTGGCGGAAGGGCTTCGCCTCGCCTCGCGTACCCTCGGCGTACATATTTCACTCTCCGATTTCGTCCACCCCTCCCTTTCCCCCCTCTCTTCCGAAGACCTCGCTTCGGCGGCGCGCGAGCCGGAACTTCTGGGGACGGCCGGAGCGCTCGAAAAATCCGCCGGAGAGATTCTCGCGCTTGAACCTGCCATCATCGGGATCTCCGCCTCCTTCCTTTCGCAGGCCCTTCACGGTTTCGCGCTGGCCGGGCTGCTCCGCCGGACGGGCTTCGCGGGAACCCTTCTTCTCGGCGGAGGGCTCGTCAATTCGTGGGTCAAGTGCCTTCGCCCGGAGATGGAGATATTCAAAGTCTTCGACGCAGTGGTGACGGGTCCGGGAGAAGAAGCGCTGGCAGCGATGGCGAAGGCGGGAGGGGTGACGAACGCTCCGGGGGTGCTGGCGCCGCGTTTTTTGATCTGGAATCAGCCGCCGGAGGGAGAGAAGAGGGAGGTTTCCTTCAACCCCTCCTGCGAAGGGCTGCGATGGCAAAGCTACCTCGCCCCCGCGCCGGTTCTCCCCGTCTCGGCCTCGCGCGGGTGCTACTGGGCGAAGTGCGCCTTCTGCCCCGAGGCCTCCGGCGACCGTCAGCCCTACCGCACCGCCGACGCCGGTGAACTGGTGAAAAAAATCCTCGAAGCCCGCGACAGGCACTCCATCCGCTTCGTTCACTTCACCGACAACGCCCTCTCTCCCTCCCACCTCGGAAAGATCGCCGAAGGGCTGAGCGGGGAGGGAGTGAAATGGTACGGCTTTTCGAGGATGGAGGAGCAGCTCACCGACCCGGCCTTCATGGAGGCGCTCGCCGAGGGCGGCTGCGCCATGCTCCAGTTCGGCTTTGAATCCGCGACGAAGAGGCTTCTGGACCTTATGAGGAAGGGTATAGACCCCGAGAGGGGCGCGAAGGTCGCTGCGCTGGCCCACCGCTTCGGAATCCGCGTCTACGGCTACTTCCTTTTCGGCCTTCCCACCGAAAGCCTGGAGGAGGCCCGCGCCACCGTCGAATGGATTAAAGAGCGCGGCGAAGAGATAACCTTCCTCAACCTCTCCCTGATGAATTTCCCGCGCGGGGGCGAGATGGAGGCCGCGCCGGAGGATTTCGGCATCGACACCCTCAGCGAGCGGGCGGGGAAAAACGACCTCTCCCTCTACCTCGACTTCGGCGGGGAAAAGACCCTTGAGCGGCGGGAGCTGCGGAGGCTCTTGGCGGAGGCAAAGCGCGACCCTGTCATAAAGAAGATTCTCCTTCGCACCCCGCCCTGGTTCTCCTCCAACCACGCTGCCTTCGCGCCGCTGCCGTAA
- a CDS encoding branched-chain amino acid aminotransferase, giving the protein MERANLDFKNLPFAYQDTDANIRYYFKNKKWSEGELTADRSINLHMAAVCLHYGQEIFEGLKAYERPDGQIGLFRVEANAERFQCSARKLLMEPVPVDLFREAVHRVVKANRRFIPPFDSGATLYIRPLELGISAEVGVKPSSDYLFIVFTTPVGPYYKAGLTPVKLRVEEIIHRAAPGGVGDIKCGGNYAAGMRATIGAKEEGFSEVLYLDAKENRFIDESGSSNFFAISGNTLVTPASESILPSITRLSVVQLARDMGMKVEERPVALEELPSFEEAGCLGTAAVITPVESITWGKKVIVYAKDGKPGKKVLELYNRLTALQKGEAPDPYGWTEIVK; this is encoded by the coding sequence ATGGAACGCGCCAACCTCGATTTCAAAAATCTGCCCTTCGCCTATCAGGATACCGACGCCAATATCCGGTACTACTTCAAGAACAAGAAGTGGTCGGAGGGGGAGCTTACCGCCGACAGGTCGATAAACCTCCACATGGCGGCGGTCTGCCTCCATTACGGGCAGGAGATTTTCGAGGGGCTGAAGGCCTACGAACGCCCCGACGGGCAGATAGGCCTCTTCCGCGTCGAGGCTAACGCCGAGCGCTTTCAGTGTTCCGCAAGGAAGCTCCTGATGGAGCCGGTCCCTGTGGACCTTTTCCGCGAGGCGGTCCACCGCGTCGTAAAGGCCAACAGGCGCTTCATTCCGCCCTTCGACAGCGGCGCGACCCTTTACATCCGCCCCCTGGAGCTCGGCATCAGCGCCGAGGTCGGGGTGAAGCCCAGCTCGGATTACCTCTTCATTGTCTTCACCACCCCCGTCGGCCCTTACTACAAGGCGGGGCTGACCCCGGTGAAGCTGCGCGTGGAGGAGATTATCCACCGCGCGGCCCCCGGCGGCGTGGGAGACATCAAGTGCGGCGGCAACTACGCGGCGGGCATGAGGGCGACGATCGGCGCGAAGGAGGAGGGCTTCTCGGAGGTCCTCTACCTCGATGCCAAGGAGAACCGCTTCATCGACGAATCCGGCTCCTCTAACTTTTTCGCCATCTCGGGCAACACTCTCGTCACCCCCGCGAGCGAATCGATCCTCCCCTCCATCACCCGCCTCAGCGTCGTGCAGCTGGCCAGGGACATGGGCATGAAGGTCGAGGAAAGGCCCGTGGCCCTCGAAGAGCTGCCTTCCTTCGAGGAGGCGGGGTGTCTGGGCACCGCCGCCGTCATAACCCCGGTCGAGTCGATTACCTGGGGCAAGAAAGTCATCGTCTACGCGAAAGACGGCAAGCCCGGCAAAAAGGTGCTCGAACTCTACAACCGCCTGACCGCGCTCCAGAAGGGCGAGGCACCCGATCCCTACGGCTGGACAGAGATCGTAAAGTGA
- a CDS encoding 4Fe-4S dicluster domain-containing protein has product MKRYGLLIDTSRCIGCRSCQVTCKQWNQLPAEATVNRGSFENPPDLSNNNYNKIRFIEVAEPKNGVDWYFLSQRCMHCADPGCVKVCPSGALSKSETGAVVINKEKCIGCNYCKGACPFNVPRYDADRKVAKCHLCNERVLNGMEPACAKGCPPKAIRFGEWDALLKDAKATGKYVYGADSLGGTGVLYLLEDKPEAYGLDPRPSIPLSVTLWKDILRPLGWVAMIGALCGAVGHYAAIGPKKLDKEEKEGA; this is encoded by the coding sequence ATGAAGAGATACGGACTTCTAATTGACACCTCGCGGTGCATCGGATGCCGTTCCTGCCAGGTGACCTGCAAACAGTGGAACCAGCTTCCCGCCGAGGCGACGGTAAACCGCGGATCCTTTGAAAATCCGCCGGACCTCAGCAACAACAATTACAACAAGATACGCTTCATCGAGGTCGCGGAGCCCAAAAACGGCGTTGACTGGTACTTCCTCAGCCAGCGCTGCATGCACTGCGCCGACCCCGGCTGCGTCAAGGTCTGCCCCTCCGGCGCTCTGTCCAAAAGCGAAACCGGAGCGGTGGTCATAAACAAGGAAAAGTGCATAGGCTGCAACTACTGCAAGGGGGCCTGCCCCTTCAACGTCCCCAGGTACGACGCCGACCGCAAGGTCGCCAAGTGCCACCTTTGCAACGAGCGCGTGTTAAACGGGATGGAGCCCGCCTGCGCCAAGGGCTGTCCGCCAAAGGCGATACGCTTCGGCGAGTGGGACGCCCTTTTGAAGGACGCGAAGGCCACCGGCAAATACGTCTACGGGGCCGATTCTCTCGGCGGAACAGGGGTTCTCTACCTCCTCGAAGACAAGCCCGAGGCTTACGGGCTCGATCCGAGACCGTCCATCCCGCTTTCGGTAACTCTCTGGAAGGATATCCTTCGCCCCCTCGGCTGGGTGGCGATGATTGGCGCTCTGTGCGGCGCGGTCGGCCATTACGCAGCCATCGGCCCCAAGAAGCTCGATAAAGAAGAAAAGGAAGGTGCGTAA